The following are encoded together in the Deltaproteobacteria bacterium genome:
- a CDS encoding clan AA aspartic protease, protein MGLVMAEITLENPREPTLQPLKVESLVDSGSVHLCIPEHVRIQLKLEEIDKKEVTLADGGKKLVPYVGPLLIRFKNRVGFAGALVMGDQVLLGVIPLEDMDLVILPKERTLDVNPNSPNIATSIAK, encoded by the coding sequence ATGGGATTGGTTATGGCAGAGATAACCCTCGAAAACCCAAGAGAGCCGACTCTTCAGCCCCTCAAGGTTGAGTCTTTAGTCGATTCCGGGTCGGTACACTTATGTATCCCGGAGCATGTCCGGATTCAACTGAAACTTGAGGAAATAGATAAGAAAGAGGTTACACTTGCCGATGGAGGGAAGAAGTTAGTCCCTTATGTGGGCCCCCTATTAATCCGATTCAAAAACCGTGTCGGGTTTGCCGGGGCGCTGGTCATGGGAGATCAAGTACTCCTTGGAGTGATCCCTTTGGAAGACATGGACTTGGTAATTTTGCCTAAGGAAAGAACGTTAGACGTTAACCCCAATAGTCCGAACATAGCCACTTCTATCGCTAAATAA
- a CDS encoding TSUP family transporter, with the protein MSLLTGILAGLFGGLLGIGGGFVMIPLMGGLLEVGQHRAHGTSLAAMVFVGIVGALSGFLEWPQATRV; encoded by the coding sequence ATGAGTTTATTGACCGGAATTTTGGCGGGTCTTTTCGGCGGCCTCTTGGGGATCGGCGGCGGATTCGTCATGATTCCTTTGATGGGCGGTCTGTTAGAGGTCGGCCAGCACCGGGCCCACGGTACCAGCCTGGCCGCCATGGTCTTCGTGGGGATCGTCGGGGCGCTTTCCGGTTTCTTAGAATGGCCTCAGGCCACAAGGGTTTAG
- a CDS encoding PilZ domain-containing protein, translated as MKSDRRKYNRYVPPNNTFAALGPNFTTVGRVREISLGGVGLEYITDRSLTGNPAQVDIFLSENGFHLSKIPCRVVYDLHLSPPPPDEEAPFITKKCGLAFGPLLENQTSQLKDFLETKTLGLSV; from the coding sequence TTGAAGAGCGATAGAAGAAAATATAACCGATATGTGCCTCCAAACAACACCTTTGCCGCCCTGGGCCCAAACTTCACCACGGTGGGAAGGGTAAGGGAAATCAGCCTGGGAGGAGTAGGGTTGGAGTATATCACCGACCGGAGCCTAACAGGAAATCCAGCACAAGTAGATATCTTCCTGTCCGAAAATGGATTTCACCTTTCGAAAATTCCATGCCGGGTGGTCTATGATCTGCACCTTTCGCCTCCCCCCCCCGATGAGGAAGCGCCATTCATTACCAAAAAATGCGGTTTGGCCTTTGGACCTCTTTTAGAAAATCAGACTTCGCAATTAAAAGATTTTCTGGAAACCAAAACTTTGGGGTTGTCAGTTTAA
- a CDS encoding NADH:flavin oxidoreductase, with amino-acid sequence MKLFEPLTINGMKLKNRIIMPAMQLRLGLANRRARAFYLERARGGVGAIIMCATSVDLFIDDGAWGRPDGVCLFVERMRTFTDEIRQAGSRIGIQLWHGNQWPAGSGETIAGAEQVAPSAIDDRRALTIPEIESIIQKFARAAETAQSAGFDFVEIHGAHGYLVCQFFSGADNRRTDQYGGDLEGRMRFGLALVQAIRQSVGGKFPILYRLGAEEKRPNGITLRQSRVFAARLQKAGVDAFDISIGLPRGRSASPGPKAKMGTFVPLAEAIKKEVTVPVMAVGRINRPEVAEAILTQSRADLVGIARQMVADPQWPQKVLEGRSEDIVPCTSCNSCFRPMMGIKWKPGDAICKVNPRAGKEGD; translated from the coding sequence ATGAAATTGTTCGAACCCCTGACCATTAACGGAATGAAACTGAAGAACCGGATCATCATGCCGGCCATGCAACTGCGCCTGGGGCTGGCCAACCGGAGGGCCCGGGCTTTTTATCTGGAGCGGGCCAGGGGCGGTGTTGGGGCCATCATTATGTGCGCCACTTCGGTCGATTTATTTATCGATGATGGGGCCTGGGGGCGACCGGACGGGGTGTGTCTGTTCGTGGAGCGGATGCGGACCTTTACGGACGAGATCCGGCAGGCCGGGTCCAGGATCGGCATCCAGCTCTGGCACGGCAACCAGTGGCCTGCCGGTAGCGGCGAGACGATTGCCGGGGCGGAACAGGTGGCCCCCTCGGCCATAGACGACAGGCGGGCCCTGACCATTCCTGAAATCGAATCGATCATCCAGAAGTTCGCCCGGGCGGCAGAAACGGCCCAGTCGGCCGGATTCGATTTTGTGGAGATCCACGGTGCCCATGGCTATCTGGTCTGCCAATTCTTTTCAGGGGCGGACAACCGGCGCACGGACCAATATGGCGGGGACCTGGAAGGCCGGATGCGTTTCGGTCTGGCCCTTGTCCAGGCCATACGTCAGTCTGTGGGAGGAAAATTCCCCATCCTTTATCGGTTGGGGGCGGAGGAAAAGCGACCAAACGGTATCACCCTCCGCCAAAGCCGGGTGTTTGCCGCCCGGTTGCAGAAAGCCGGGGTCGATGCCTTCGATATCTCCATCGGGCTTCCCAGGGGTCGCAGTGCTTCCCCCGGCCCCAAGGCCAAAATGGGTACTTTTGTCCCCTTAGCCGAAGCGATCAAAAAGGAGGTAACTGTCCCGGTCATGGCCGTGGGACGCATCAACCGGCCTGAAGTGGCCGAGGCTATATTGACCCAGAGTCGGGCCGATCTGGTTGGTATTGCCCGGCAAATGGTCGCCGATCCCCAGTGGCCCCAAAAGGTCTTGGAGGGACGAAGCGAAGACATCGTGCCTTGTACTTCCTGCAATAGCTGTTTCCGGCCCATGATGGGCATCAAATGGAAGCCGGGGGATGCCATTTGTAAAGTCAATCCCCGGGCCGGGAAAGAAGGGGATTAG
- a CDS encoding CoA transferase — MSDTPKLLKGIRVIEAATMVFVPSAAAIMADFGAEVIKVEAPGGGDIHRYGHLLPGMPESPVPYVFQVDNRNKKSIVLDLKKEEGREILGKMVATADVFLTSYRSKALKNLKMTYEDFQPLNPRLIYGYGSGYGEQGPEADKPGYDMVCYWSRSGIEGQIFPMNDWLGPIPYGAGDHPSGMTLLTAIMFALYAREKTGQGTKVSTSLLACGAWANSNMIQGQLCGARFLERVPREQSYNFTFIYYLARDGRPLKLNINDQKKDWEPFCRAVGRPDLIDDPRFATVDVRVKHMSELIALFDEAFGRHDLAYWDKVLSEHDIPFTSIRNYEEIAGDPQMAATKVFTEVDHPRYGPFRTVDSPFKIEGQKKIKPGAAPVLGEHTQEVLTALGYPEEKIKDLLHRGIAVQKQGF, encoded by the coding sequence ATGTCGGACACGCCAAAGCTTCTCAAAGGAATTCGCGTAATCGAAGCGGCGACCATGGTTTTTGTCCCCTCAGCCGCGGCTATTATGGCCGATTTCGGGGCCGAGGTCATCAAAGTGGAAGCACCGGGTGGTGGGGATATCCACCGCTACGGACATCTGCTCCCCGGCATGCCCGAAAGCCCGGTTCCCTACGTCTTCCAGGTGGACAATCGGAACAAAAAGAGTATTGTGTTGGACCTCAAAAAAGAAGAGGGCCGGGAGATCCTGGGGAAGATGGTCGCTACGGCCGATGTCTTTCTGACCAGCTACCGATCAAAGGCGCTAAAAAATTTAAAGATGACCTACGAAGATTTCCAGCCCTTAAATCCCAGACTGATTTACGGTTATGGCTCCGGTTACGGCGAGCAAGGGCCTGAGGCGGACAAACCCGGTTACGATATGGTCTGTTATTGGTCGCGGTCGGGTATCGAAGGACAGATATTCCCCATGAATGACTGGTTAGGTCCCATTCCCTATGGGGCCGGGGACCACCCCAGCGGCATGACGCTCCTTACGGCCATCATGTTCGCCCTTTATGCCCGGGAAAAAACCGGTCAGGGCACCAAGGTCTCTACCTCCTTGCTGGCCTGCGGGGCCTGGGCCAATTCGAACATGATTCAGGGACAACTTTGCGGGGCCCGCTTCCTGGAACGGGTGCCCCGGGAACAATCATACAATTTTACCTTCATATACTACCTGGCCAGGGATGGACGACCCTTGAAGCTCAATATCAACGATCAGAAAAAAGATTGGGAACCCTTCTGCCGAGCCGTGGGGCGGCCGGACCTGATCGATGACCCCCGGTTTGCCACCGTCGACGTTCGCGTCAAGCACATGTCCGAGCTGATTGCCCTTTTTGATGAAGCTTTCGGTCGGCACGATCTGGCCTACTGGGACAAAGTTCTGTCGGAACATGACATCCCCTTCACCTCTATACGTAATTACGAAGAGATCGCCGGCGACCCGCAAATGGCGGCCACAAAGGTCTTTACCGAGGTCGATCATCCCCGGTACGGACCTTTCAGGACCGTGGACAGTCCGTTCAAGATCGAGGGCCAGAAAAAAATCAAGCCCGGGGCCGCCCCGGTGCTCGGTGAGCACACCCAAGAAGTATTAACGGCTTTAGGCTATCCGGAGGAAAAAATCAAGGACCTGCTCCACCGGGGTATTGCGGTTCAAAAACAAGGTTTTTAA
- a CDS encoding beta-propeller fold lactonase family protein translates to MKARIFNIIGFALLFILTAFGMGPVHAQGPTLIFTGYQGDANVWIGSDNGQNHEVITLQQQDLIQPQPAGTGLAQETQNKTIYQYSAPNSPCVAAIARTNRNPVQYQANPLSWDFSIHFEVDVNNSPQVCETRSHANLNGTYTAQLAVPANTSTLKIEYAQTKGVVNGSTGDIILTILDSSNQVVLLQQGPTSGIDLKESNVTPPPGGETYTITVQGVGISDTSTAGSPASILLGTRLKLTLGPTSPGPPQAFMYVTNENDDTVRVIDTATNSLVATVNVGDQPEGIAVTPEGSRAYVANYGSGTVSVINMLTNPPAVTTILVGGHPHGLAISPNGAQAYVTDRFVGIVSVIDTTSNTVVGTVSVGVGPYQVAFTPDGSRAYVTNLSSNTVSVIDTATRTVTTTVPVGAGPTGVAVTPDGSRVYVANNQSGTLSIISTASNTVIGTVTVGVLGDPYMVAITPDGRHVYVANYNSGNVAVVATEMNAVTTIPVGRLPFGVALTTDGTRAYITNICGSTPGQCSEGTVSVIDTSLNSVITTLTGISVAGLKFIAIQPPVIGSPAATSLTVSNATGPYGGTTALSATLTSGGSDVGGKTINFYLNGNSVGTATTDSGGLATLNAVSLAGINAGVYPGGVSASFSGDPSYNGSTGSAQLIVSQVNTNLTVSPASGAYGGTTTLSATLTSGGSGLGNKMINFALNGTPAGGANTDSNGLATLTGVSLSGINTGTYSNGVTATFPGDSIYGASSGSAQLTVIHVNGAPNLNQIGNQIINEGQTLTFTVNGSDSDGDPLIFSAANLPDGAGFNPSIRIFSWTPGYSQAGTYPGVRFEVSDGSLTDFEDITITVNNVNRPPVLNTIGTQSVNEGSTLTFTVGGSDPDGDNLTFEASNLPQGATFDPATQVFFWIPGYGQAGSYQNVLFKVTDNGSPLLSASEAITVIVGNVNQPPVLASIGPKSGKENELLTFAVSATDPDGDGLTYTASNLPAGATFDPSTQILNWTPGYDQSGNYSVLFTVTDNGAPPQSDSETVTITVGNVNRPPVLNPIGSRSVGEG, encoded by the coding sequence ATGAAAGCACGAATATTTAATATCATTGGCTTTGCTTTGCTTTTTATTTTGACGGCCTTCGGAATGGGGCCTGTTCATGCCCAGGGGCCTACGCTGATCTTCACCGGATACCAGGGGGATGCCAATGTCTGGATCGGCTCTGATAACGGCCAGAACCACGAGGTAATAACCCTGCAACAACAGGATTTGATCCAGCCCCAACCCGCAGGCACCGGTTTAGCTCAAGAAACTCAGAACAAGACGATCTATCAATATTCCGCACCTAACAGCCCCTGTGTTGCAGCCATAGCCCGAACCAACCGGAACCCGGTTCAATACCAGGCCAATCCTCTTAGCTGGGATTTTTCAATCCATTTTGAGGTGGACGTCAATAACTCTCCGCAAGTTTGTGAGACAAGATCCCATGCAAACCTCAACGGAACCTATACCGCCCAATTAGCGGTTCCAGCAAATACGTCGACTCTCAAAATCGAATATGCCCAAACTAAAGGGGTCGTCAATGGGAGTACCGGTGATATTATCCTGACCATCCTGGACAGTTCAAACCAAGTGGTCTTATTGCAACAGGGACCGACTTCTGGAATTGATTTGAAAGAATCGAACGTCACTCCACCACCGGGCGGGGAAACCTATACCATCACCGTCCAGGGGGTTGGAATATCCGACACAAGCACTGCAGGCTCCCCGGCTTCTATACTTCTTGGCACCCGACTGAAACTGACTTTGGGTCCGACCTCTCCCGGGCCCCCGCAGGCGTTCATGTACGTGACGAACGAAAACGATGACACCGTTCGAGTCATCGACACAGCGACAAACAGTCTCGTGGCCACCGTGAATGTGGGAGATCAACCTGAGGGCATCGCAGTGACCCCGGAGGGATCGCGGGCCTACGTCGCCAACTATGGGAGCGGCACGGTTTCGGTGATTAACATGCTTACCAATCCACCAGCCGTGACCACGATCCTGGTGGGTGGCCATCCGCATGGCTTGGCCATTTCCCCAAACGGGGCGCAAGCCTATGTCACAGATCGTTTCGTCGGTATCGTCTCGGTGATCGATACAACGAGCAATACGGTGGTGGGAACCGTGTCCGTGGGAGTGGGCCCATACCAAGTGGCCTTTACTCCCGATGGATCACGCGCCTACGTCACTAATTTATCCAGCAATACTGTGTCGGTGATCGATACGGCCACCCGGACGGTTACGACTACCGTACCCGTGGGGGCCGGCCCGACAGGAGTGGCGGTGACACCGGACGGATCCCGTGTTTACGTTGCGAACAATCAAAGCGGCACCTTGTCAATTATCTCGACAGCATCCAATACCGTAATAGGAACGGTGACCGTGGGGGTTTTGGGCGATCCCTATATGGTGGCGATCACTCCGGACGGGAGGCATGTCTACGTCGCCAACTATAATAGCGGCAACGTGGCCGTCGTCGCAACGGAGATGAACGCAGTGACCACGATTCCCGTCGGAAGACTGCCCTTTGGTGTGGCTCTGACCACGGACGGGACGCGAGCCTACATTACAAACATATGTGGAAGTACTCCGGGCCAGTGCTCCGAAGGTACGGTGTCTGTCATCGATACATCGTTAAATTCGGTGATCACAACGCTGACCGGAATATCAGTAGCCGGGTTAAAATTTATAGCCATACAACCCCCTGTCATTGGATCGCCGGCGGCCACCAGCCTGACCGTTTCCAACGCCACCGGACCTTATGGGGGAACCACTGCCCTTTCAGCCACTCTGACCTCAGGCGGTTCAGACGTCGGCGGTAAAACCATCAATTTCTATCTCAACGGGAATTCTGTTGGAACCGCCACGACCGACAGCGGCGGTCTGGCTACCTTGAATGCAGTCAGCCTGGCCGGGATTAACGCGGGTGTCTATCCGGGAGGTGTCAGCGCCAGCTTTTCTGGAGATCCCAGCTACAATGGCAGTACCGGCAGCGCCCAACTGATCGTTAGCCAGGTCAACACTAACTTGACGGTAAGTCCGGCTTCGGGGGCTTATGGAGGAACGACCACTCTCTCGGCCACCTTGACCTCAGGCGGTTCAGGTCTCGGGAATAAAATGATTAATTTTGCTTTAAACGGCACACCTGCTGGGGGGGCCAACACCGATAGCAATGGCCTGGCCACCTTGACCGGCGTCAGTTTAAGCGGCATCAATACCGGCACCTATTCGAACGGGGTCACCGCGACTTTTCCCGGAGATTCCATCTACGGCGCCAGCAGTGGCAGCGCTCAACTCACTGTTATTCATGTTAATGGCGCCCCGAATCTTAACCAGATTGGAAACCAGATTATTAACGAAGGGCAAACTCTGACCTTTACGGTTAATGGTTCCGACTCGGATGGAGATCCTTTGATTTTCTCAGCAGCGAACCTACCAGATGGGGCCGGCTTCAACCCTTCCATAAGAATCTTCTCCTGGACGCCGGGCTACTCACAGGCAGGGACATATCCGGGGGTCCGTTTTGAAGTCTCTGATGGAAGTTTGACGGACTTTGAGGATATCACGATCACAGTAAACAATGTCAACCGGCCTCCTGTTCTAAATACTATCGGCACCCAGTCGGTCAATGAAGGAAGCACGTTAACATTCACTGTCGGCGGTTCCGATCCTGATGGGGACAATCTGACTTTTGAAGCCAGCAACCTGCCTCAGGGTGCGACTTTTGATCCGGCCACACAAGTATTTTTTTGGATCCCAGGTTATGGCCAGGCGGGAAGTTATCAGAATGTTCTTTTCAAGGTAACAGATAATGGGTCTCCTTTGTTATCTGCATCGGAAGCCATTACTGTCATCGTCGGAAACGTTAATCAACCGCCGGTGCTTGCTTCTATTGGGCCGAAATCAGGCAAGGAAAATGAGTTGCTCACCTTTGCGGTCTCGGCCACCGATCCGGATGGAGATGGACTGACCTATACCGCCTCCAATCTGCCAGCCGGAGCCACCTTTGATCCGTCGACCCAAATACTTAACTGGACCCCGGGCTATGATCAGTCCGGCAATTACAGTGTGCTGTTCACGGTTACCGACAACGGGGCACCTCCTCAAAGTGATTCTGAAACGGTCACGATCACTGTCGGCAATGTCAACCGGCCTCCTGTCCTGAACCCAATCGGCAGCCGGTCGGTCGGGGAAGGGG